Within the Salvia hispanica cultivar TCC Black 2014 chromosome 4, UniMelb_Shisp_WGS_1.0, whole genome shotgun sequence genome, the region TTCATTGCCTCAGTGATAGCAATATATTCTGACTCAGTAGTAGACAAAGCCACTATATGCTGCAGCTGTGACTTCCAACTAACACATGACCTGCACACAGTAAACACATAGGAGGTAGTTGACTTCCTCTTATCCCTTTCATTAGCATAGTTGGAACCCACAAAACCAGTTAGTAAAACACCACCATCACATTTAGAGTAACACAGCCCATACTTGGCAGTGTGCTTAAGATATCTCAGAAGACACTTCAAAGCCTCCCAATGAACAGAACCAGGATTTGCCATATATCTACTAAGGCAAGACACAGCATAGGCAATATCAGGCCTAGTGCTAACCATCAAGTACATCACTGATCCAATAGCATTAGCATAAGGGACTTTCTTCATGGCATCAATATCAAGCTGAGACTTAGGGCACAAATCTTTACTCAATATAAAATGAGCAGCAAGGGGAACAAAGGCAGGTTTAGCATCAAACATGTTAAGTTTCTTCAACACTTTATACACATAAGGTTCCTGATGCAGAACAAGAGAACAAGTTTTCCTATCTCTCTCAATGCATATGCCAAGAATTTTTTGAGCATCCCCTAGatctttcatgtcaaaattatcACTTAAAGAAGATTGCACAACCTTAATGGTTTTCAAACAAGGTCCCATGATcagcatatcatccacatatagTAAAAGAAACACAGGAACAGAATCAAGATCTTTCATATACAAGCATGCATCAAAGGTACTTCTCACAAAACCTAACTTATGCATACAATTACTGAACTTGATGTTCCATTGCCTGGGAGATTGCTTCAGACCATACAGGGCCTTTTTCAACAAACAAACATGATTAGGAAACTTGGGATCAACAAAACCTTCAGGCTGTTTCATGTAAATAGATTTATCTAAGTCACCATGCAAGAAGGCAGTCTTAACATCCATCTGttttaatttccaattaaaatgagcacATAAGGCAAGCATTAATCTCACAGTGGTAAATTTAACAACAGGGGCAAAAATCTATGTGTAATCTACCCCCTCTTGTTGGGTAAAACCTTTTGCCACTAATCTAGCCTTGTACCTAAGGCCCtccacttcatttttcaatttataatgCCACCTGCAATCTACCACAAAAGCACCAGGAGGCAAAGGTACAAGAATCCAAGTATGATTAACAAGCAGAGAATGCATTTCCTCCTTCATGGCTTTATGCCATTGTTCTTAGAATTTAGATTTAACAGCTTGCTTAACAGATTGGGGTTCTTCCCCATCAGATTCATACACATTGAAAGCCAGATTAACAAGGGCAACCAGGCCCACATAGCCATCATACCTAACAGGTTTATTCACATTAGTTCTCCTAGTTCTATCTCTAGCAAGCACATAATTCTGCAAGTCAGGCACATCAATGGCATTCTGAATACCAGCAGGGCTATTAATCACATTCTGAACAGGAGCAGGGGAAACATTTCTAATAGGAGTAGCATGCTCATTAACACCAGTAACATTCACATTTTGGGGGAGTCAACTCATCAATCACATTTAGGTTTCCCTCATGGGTGTGTCATCAGGAGTGTAGACAGGGTAAGTGTTCCAGAAAGGTTGCTCCACCTCACTTGGAGTATCACTAGGATGCTCCACACCAGTGAGAGATTCTGTGGACTCCACCTCCATAAGAGGCTCATTGTCCACAGCAGCTGGAGTTGGGTTATCAGGTAATTTCAAGCAAGGGAACTCAAGCTCATTAAACACAACATCCATGCTAATTACTACTTTAAAACCGGGTTGATCTCTTAACTAGATCCTATATCCTTTAACACCCTCAGGATACCCTAGAAAAACACCCTTTCTGGATCTAGGTTTAatggtatcagagccctgGTTCAGGGCTGGGCCTGTGTGGCTCGGGGTTCGGTGGTTGCGCTTGCAAGTTCTCCGATGTGATGAGCTCGACCAAGACCTGTGGTGACCTGGTGACCTGTAACATGGGGTAGGCATGTGGTCTGTGGTCCGGTGGTCTTGGTATGAGGGGAGGATTGAAAGGGAGCAAACCATATCCAACAtcggagaatgaacaagactTGCAAGTGTATAAATGGGCTACCCctactccattagtatgaggccttttagGGAGTACCCCAAGAACAAAACCGTGAGGGCTttgcccaaagcggacaatatcatactaatgtggagttcggATGTGCGCCACCAGAACCCAACAATTACCGAACATAATCCaatacatataatttttattattctctcagtcttttaattttacatgttttttgCATTCAACATTCGATTTTCcatcaattcaattttcaaaagaCTAGATAAATGTCATTCTACATTCTATTTTCTATCAATTTAGTTCTAAAAACACTATATAATCATTCTGTATCAAATCGAGAGATGTGTGGAGaatgattgattaatttttttataataaatcgatgaataaatatagatttaaagatttaaaaatgaCAGAGATATGTGGAGaatgatgattaattttttatcaagGAATTAATATAGatttaaagatttaaaaatgtCAGCGTATCTCATCCATACCATCATATAGATCTGGCGTGTCTAAGCTAAATgatcaataattattaaaataatgataaaattatgaatagctataaaataataaaataaactttacAAGGACCCCATTAGCCATGTGCCCAgtccaaatatagaaattaatatgtttatataaattataaaaggaATAAGATGGAGAAATTTAGACTAAAATATTACAATTGGGATAAAAAGGGAAGATTGCAAAGAATATCTCTGTACCCTTCTCTCcacttcaattaaatttataatacattgataatcaaattaattggGATGGGATTACATGGGAAATTAGTTGCAGCAATAGAGTACAAAGCTAGTGGAGATGTATTCCATGAACTTTTCAGGCACAAACCGCAGGATATTTCCACAATTAGCCCTGAAATAGTAAAAGGATGTGATCTTCACGAGGGTGAATTTGGTCATGTTGGTTCTATCATATGCTGGGAATACGTCCATggtatgtatttatataataagcTATTAGAATTCCATGTGCatctttatttattcacaatatacttcctccgtcccatgaaAATATATGCGCTTTCTATTTTCATCCGTCGTACAAAACatatgcatttcatttttggaaagttgTGTCAATTTAGTACCTATATAcatcaacttatttacaacttatatcatcattaaacactactaataatgtgagtctcactatccactagCACTACTTTATCTACCATTCTCctcttctttcttactttaccaatttaattttagttctcGTGTCATATCaattgcccatatttttatgagatggaAGAAGTATCTAAAGTTACGATAACGTAACCGAATTTTTAAATCATGTTTAACCCTACGTCAACTTAGTAAGAATTATGTATCATTTCACACctataaaatagtactactagtattaaatcATTGTGTTTGACGTGCAGATGGAAAGGtgaaaaaagcaaaagaagtGATCCAATTGAttgatgaagagaaaaaattgattcaatttaaGGTGATTGAAGGTGACTTGATGGAGCTTTATAAAGATTTGATTATTACTATCCACGTAGAGACAAATGGTGGGATTGATTTGGTGACATGCACCATGGAATACGAGATGCTTAATGAAGATGTGGAACATCCCATTTCTATTCTCTCATTGTTCATTGACCTCACCAAATCTATTGAGACTCACCACCTTGCCCAACCTTGAATTAACGAAGTCATTCCAACTTAATAATGGTTTGCTCTGCATTAGTTGAGACAATAAGAGTGTTTAATTACTCTCTATATAGTGGGTCTGATtgttgtgtgtgagagagagccactttgttgtgtgtgtttaAAGATTCCAAGCTATTGTATTTATGGCacttgtttttcttatttgaaATTGAGTGGACTTGGTTTGTGTTTCAttgataatattgatattatattactccctctgtacTACTAATACgatccactttcctttttggttcgtTTCAACTAAGATAAAGTACACAATATAGAAACACTTTTATATCTACTTAATTCTGTCTTACCTTATTCACTCCACttaaaacacacaaaataaagttgtataaaatcttgtgccaaCAAGAAATGAATCATTTTCTTTAGGACGGAGGCGCACGAACGTAGGTCTTATTATATAAGTAGGGAGGTATAAGGTACGATTTTTCGATTACGtgaaaaaatatggataaatTTTAGCAAGTTGAAATTATGACATGAGGCTAATTTATTGACCCATCTATggataattattgaaatatagaaaataattgataGACCACCATCATATTTGCTAAATTTTGTTTAGGGTTCCTGAAGAAAAGTTAAATATTAGTCCAATTAACATATAATCACTGTACAAAGAAGCTAAATATACAagtctaataaaaataaagtctTTTTCTTAACTTAATGTGTAAAAATACCTTGTTCAAAGTTAAGGAAAAAGGATGAGATAAAAGAGGAGGATGGTTGTTTTCAATCAAACCgcagctctctctctctctcaacatctttttctctctttcttctttttcgtCGGAGAATAGATATTCTCGGTTTTATCGACTATTGGATGTCCAAACAATCTCCGAtcttatattagtataaaaattataatggaaataaataaattgaaggttaatttatatatatttttacttttttgttttatcaaatttatcattgaGCTATTGAATCAAAATTGTAAGGGTCCTCTTATATTGTTTATAGTATCATAactcaaaatcaagaccaaatctacacccatagattttaaaatgaatagatgagattaaatctcacgaattaaaataaatagtagacaaaatatcaacaaagggGTAAGATCGTCGTTAAgttatcatattataatttttatatcaacatagtttatcacaaatatcaacacaatgacatgagtatttcaacacaagtacacgaaaatatcaacacagttttattgagattttacatgcattatattgaaactttttgatgcatttgttgataaaaatctgtttatcaacatatacgaaaactgaaataaaaattatcaaatttcatcatccaaacgtcgtcggaacatttGTAATTGAGATCCCGTcagaatccttataaaattatctttaatttgatatattttttgcggaaaataattttaattgatagagttacgtaaatttaaaattttgagattatgttaaagagagagaaagtggtTAGTTTTAACTatgaattgacattaatacactttgaatttatataatttttatttaaattgataatataatCTACTTGACATTATTTGAACCATTAGATTTCCTTATCTAATGGTTAGGAattggtcttaattttggatcACTACTTACTTAGGAATTCATCACCACCCTCAATTGTAATATTgtatactctcttcgttcaTAAAATTAGCGCAACTTGAAatgacacatgttttaatacacaataagtatagtaatagagagaaagaaaaaatatagtggaagtaaaattaatgattattaGCAGTGTTTAGTTCAAAAGTTTTAGTATTTagaactaatataattttaagaaacgaataaaaattgcaaaattagtctattttatgtgaaaatagAGAGTAAATTACTATGACATAGATCAAACCTAATTCTTCACTCCCTCACTCCCAAAAACCGCCACCCCTCTCTCTCGATTTTTGTGCTTAATCCTCAAGGATTCTTCATCCCTTACTTTCCATCCCTTACTTTTGTCCATTTTTAAGGAATATTCCAAAATACCAAATGCAGTCCACTTTTAAGTAGGAGCTTAACCGGTTCTCCGATTTTCGGTTACAATAAGAATCGGAACAGGCcggttaattgaggaaccAGGAACCGGAAAATTGGTTTCAATTTCGGTACCgattccatttcttttttaaaaataaatttcgatTTCCGGTTCTAACCGGAATCGCACGGTTCTTAACCGGGAATCTTattacatttcaattttaattttattttataatttaatatactaataataaaatattattgttcaaaatttcaaatccaaattttcaaccctattTATCCCATACCCAATTCACGTTGCCGGAGCTGATTTTTAAACATAGAAACTATGTTAACATGGTCCAAATTGTATAGATGGTGGTTGATAACAAGAAGACTCCTTTTGTAAGACTCCTTTTGTAAGACTCCTTTTGTAAGCgtgatttaattatgataattaaatgCAATCCATTGtctttattcattaattattatatttctaggtattgaattataatttttgtggtattgaattatttaaaattacaaataaatacacattaaaatcacaaatcgACTGGTTCTTAATCGACTGGtttggaaccgaaaccgaTAAGTTTCGGTTCAGATTCCAATATTAggatttataaaaaattaaaatcgatCAACCGATCCGATTAAAACCAGATCCGATTAAAACCAGAACCGACCTAATAAAGAGACTTACTTTTACCGGACAAAGGAGTAATGATTAAGAGGGACTCAGAGaaataattttgtcatttccgCAACATATCTACCGGCATTTACACAGCATGTGTCTATCAGTTTGCCTTGAGATTTGAAACAGGCATTAATGACCACATGCAAATTGCTCCGTGCTGTTCATTCTTGGTGGTGTaggataatttatttttattttatttttggaaggAGAGATTTCTTaggtttaatttatttatagcaCATAATTCCCcaagtaattattttgtgttttgggAAGGAATGAATTGTTTAGGTGAAAGCAATTATTGCAgaaaattagtttttcttGCCCTTTTTCCGGTTTTGGAAGCTAGGTCATGTTGCCACTTGCCAaggtactcccttcgttccataatagtaaagtcattttgttattttaatacgTTTCATAGTAGcagagtcatttttttatatgtaaaa harbors:
- the LOC125220110 gene encoding kirola-like, coding for MGLHGKLVAAIEYKASGDVFHELFRHKPQDISTISPEIVKGCDLHEGEFGHVGSIICWEYVHDGKVKKAKEVIQLIDEEKKLIQFKVIEGDLMELYKDLIITIHVETNGGIDLVTCTMEYEMLNEDVEHPISILSLFIDLTKSIETHHLAQP